A genome region from Rhodopseudomonas boonkerdii includes the following:
- a CDS encoding FecR family protein — protein MRRIDVWGRAEIMIKLHNTTPELDEIQREAVVWVQRLVSGQATAADAAALKGWRATSPQHARAFAEASRAWSDVASAGRDLQDDGRSATEMLVYLRRRAVNRRVFLGGGVAAAAAVTYGVIHPPLDLWPSLSQLRADYRTATGEQRDIKLAGDVAVRMNTQTSLALRVVDGRQAQVELVSGEASFDLPSSSAPALSVFAADGRTQAKHGRFDIRRLVRGNDRAVHVTCFDGDIDVECRGQSAVLHAGQQLRYSDHGLGDATAIDPESASNWSRGIVVFHNTPLRDAIDEINRYRPGHIVLINAALADRQMTGRFRIDQMDSILIRLEQAVDARIRALPGGLVLLG, from the coding sequence ATGCGGCGCATCGACGTCTGGGGGCGGGCCGAGATCATGATCAAGCTGCACAATACGACGCCGGAGCTGGATGAGATCCAGCGCGAAGCCGTCGTTTGGGTCCAGCGGCTTGTATCGGGACAAGCGACCGCCGCGGATGCTGCCGCGCTGAAGGGCTGGCGAGCCACCAGTCCGCAGCACGCCCGCGCCTTCGCCGAGGCAAGTCGGGCCTGGAGCGATGTGGCGTCGGCCGGCCGCGATTTGCAGGACGATGGCAGGAGTGCCACCGAAATGCTGGTGTATCTACGCCGACGGGCCGTCAATCGACGCGTCTTTTTGGGCGGCGGCGTTGCTGCAGCGGCGGCGGTGACTTATGGCGTCATCCATCCCCCGCTAGATTTATGGCCGTCGCTATCCCAGCTCCGTGCGGATTATCGCACGGCGACCGGCGAGCAGCGCGACATCAAGCTCGCGGGAGATGTGGCCGTGCGAATGAATACGCAGACAAGCCTTGCCTTGCGTGTGGTCGACGGTCGACAGGCTCAGGTCGAGCTGGTTTCTGGCGAAGCATCGTTCGATCTGCCTTCGTCGAGTGCGCCTGCATTGTCGGTTTTCGCAGCCGATGGCCGGACGCAGGCAAAGCATGGGCGTTTCGACATCCGCCGTCTGGTGCGCGGCAACGATCGTGCGGTTCATGTCACCTGTTTTGACGGTGACATCGATGTCGAATGTCGCGGGCAAAGTGCCGTGCTCCATGCAGGACAGCAACTCAGATATAGCGATCATGGTCTCGGCGACGCCACGGCGATCGATCCGGAAAGTGCATCCAACTGGTCGCGCGGCATCGTCGTTTTTCACAATACTCCGCTGCGGGACGCGATCGACGAGATCAATCGCTACCGCCCAGGCCACATCGTGCTGATCAATGCTGCCTTGGCGGACAGGCAGATGACCGGCCGGTTCCGCATCGACCAGATGGACAGTATCCTGATCCGTCTAGAGCAGGCGGTTGATGCGCGAATTCGAGCTCTCCCGGGAGGCTTGGTGCTACTGGGTTGA
- a CDS encoding RNA polymerase sigma factor has product MSEGGLTTLRRVFLDRYDDLRKRLAPRLGSADLASEVLQETWLRLSRLDVGTGVKSPNSYLFRTVLNVAFDLYQSEKRHLSALEIEGLLDLADDMPDPLRITQARADLRAMKAVLTELPARRRAILLAARVDGLSLQEIATKLGVSLRLVSKELRLAHEYIVARREELGR; this is encoded by the coding sequence ATGAGTGAAGGCGGTCTCACAACGCTGCGACGCGTTTTTCTCGATCGCTATGACGATCTCAGGAAGCGTCTGGCACCGCGGCTCGGATCGGCGGACCTTGCCTCCGAAGTCCTGCAGGAAACCTGGCTGCGGCTGTCACGGCTGGATGTCGGCACCGGAGTGAAAAGCCCCAACAGCTATCTTTTCCGAACCGTCCTGAATGTTGCGTTCGATCTTTATCAGTCCGAAAAGCGGCATCTGTCTGCACTGGAAATCGAGGGCTTGCTCGATCTAGCCGACGATATGCCAGACCCGCTTCGGATAACCCAGGCCCGTGCCGATCTACGGGCAATGAAAGCTGTGTTGACGGAATTGCCGGCGCGGCGCCGTGCCATTCTGCTGGCGGCCCGGGTCGATGGTCTGTCCTTACAGGAGATCGCCACCAAGCTCGGCGTCTCGCTGCGGCTTGTGTCCAAGGAGTTGCGGCTGGCCCACGAATATATTGTGGCTCGCCGGGAAGAACTGGGGCGCTGA
- a CDS encoding STN domain-containing protein: MSGAAAAAPDTVKELPPDFEIQAQPLANALTRYGDLTGREVFYQARLVEGRISNPVAGRMAPLDALVRLLEGTGLRARFLDDGSFILSLPSQDVPSANSPSGHAVAQRYYAQIQVALRESFCRQGVLEPGTFRAVALIWIGPRGNVEHVQRLSSAGTPAIDRNIDAALLGVRLEQRPPAAFTQPALIMMVPQTVGATGCRQDSGSMRAGQP, translated from the coding sequence ATGTCGGGCGCCGCTGCCGCCGCGCCTGACACGGTCAAAGAACTGCCGCCCGATTTCGAGATCCAAGCACAGCCGCTTGCAAATGCCTTGACGCGTTACGGCGACCTCACGGGGCGTGAGGTTTTCTATCAGGCGCGCCTCGTCGAGGGACGCATATCGAATCCTGTCGCCGGACGGATGGCGCCGCTCGATGCTCTTGTAAGGCTGCTGGAAGGCACGGGTCTGCGAGCCCGTTTTCTCGATGATGGCTCGTTTATATTGTCCTTGCCTTCGCAGGATGTGCCATCCGCAAACTCGCCGTCCGGCCACGCGGTTGCACAGCGTTACTACGCGCAAATCCAGGTCGCGCTACGCGAGAGCTTTTGCCGGCAGGGCGTTCTGGAGCCGGGCACGTTCCGTGCAGTTGCGCTGATCTGGATCGGTCCGCGGGGCAATGTCGAACATGTGCAACGGCTCAGTTCGGCCGGGACGCCAGCGATCGACCGCAATATCGACGCTGCATTGCTCGGCGTCAGACTGGAACAACGCCCGCCGGCCGCTTTCACTCAGCCGGCCTTGATCATGATGGTGCCACAGACCGTCGGCGCTACAGGCTGCCGCCAGGACAGCGGGTCGATGCGTGCGGGGCAGCCATGA
- a CDS encoding LysR family transcriptional regulator: MRFDFVDLRLFLAVVDAGSITHGAIAAGLSLPAASERLRAMEIASGVKLLERGRRGVSPTNAGEALAHHAALVQRQMAQMRGELDEHAKGLRTVIRLMAPTAAITEFLPERLAPWMAANPHTDVDLRERQSSEIVRALSAGLTEIGIISDTVSTDGLRLRPFAIDQLVVVAHHDHPLANRKDVLFTDIVHENFIGLAEGALQQNLDGRALIAGGRLKTRVRTRTFEGICRMAADGVGLGIVPATTARNCRRFMQIAFVRLADDWATRRFSVCTRAQENIAPTARALVEHLTSGEQRLSGGEPSGEPG; this comes from the coding sequence ATGCGTTTTGATTTCGTTGATCTCCGGCTCTTCTTGGCCGTCGTTGATGCGGGTAGCATTACCCACGGCGCTATCGCCGCCGGACTTTCGTTGCCCGCTGCCAGCGAACGCCTGCGCGCGATGGAGATTGCAAGCGGGGTCAAGCTTCTTGAGCGAGGTCGGCGTGGCGTGTCTCCCACCAATGCGGGCGAGGCACTGGCACATCATGCAGCGCTGGTTCAGCGCCAGATGGCGCAAATGCGCGGTGAACTCGATGAGCATGCCAAAGGGCTCAGGACCGTCATCCGGCTGATGGCGCCCACGGCGGCAATCACCGAGTTCTTGCCGGAACGGCTTGCGCCTTGGATGGCGGCGAATCCTCACACTGACGTAGATCTGCGTGAGCGGCAGAGTTCGGAGATCGTGCGGGCACTCTCGGCTGGCTTGACCGAGATCGGTATCATCTCCGACACGGTCAGCACCGATGGCTTGAGGCTCCGTCCGTTCGCGATCGATCAATTGGTGGTGGTTGCACATCACGACCATCCGCTGGCGAATCGCAAGGACGTTCTGTTCACCGATATCGTGCATGAGAATTTCATCGGCCTGGCAGAAGGCGCCTTGCAGCAAAATCTCGATGGGCGTGCGCTGATCGCCGGTGGTCGCCTTAAGACCCGCGTCCGAACGCGAACGTTCGAAGGCATCTGCCGTATGGCGGCCGACGGCGTCGGCCTCGGCATCGTTCCGGCGACGACGGCGCGCAATTGTCGGCGCTTCATGCAGATTGCATTTGTTCGCCTCGCCGATGATTGGGCTACGCGCAGATTCTCTGTCTGCACGCGGGCCCAGGAAAATATCGCTCCGACCGCGCGTGCGCTCGTGGAGCATCTGACGTCAGGTGAGCAGAGGCTTTCGGGCGGAGAGCCATCGGGCGAGCCAGGGTGA
- a CDS encoding MFS transporter: MWRLRGLIIGAARSNEPATRTPAPMQKTSMPQGVGRNSIVLPFIVAATYFMESLDTTIIATALPQMAQSFHVGPNEVSLGMTAYMLTLAVLIPISGWIADRHGTRTVFGSAVVIFTIASVLCGLADSVLSFTLARVLQGAGGAMMVPVGRMIVAHNTDQSHMLRAISTITWPAIIAPAVGPTVGGLITTYASWHWVFFLNVPFSIAAFAAIIIFVPNQSGQGRRKLDVKGLLLTSASLVALLYGMELASHQETSLIFAGGIISAGVVIGLMAILHLQNTRQPILNLAVFRVKTYTTSVWWGGFARAGMEAIPYLSPLLFQIGFGLSAFHSGLLLLVTATGNLGMKTLTTPIMRRFGFRVVAIVNGTAVALSILAFAWVTPTTPMPALFAVLFAYGVTRSLQLSTMTTLSYADISEELKSSASTLWSTMQQMTTGLGIAFGAVCLRLASIVRISEDATGSHPFTVTDFQWAFAATALLTLLPTIAYWRLPHDAGHSIAKK; encoded by the coding sequence TTGTGGCGACTGAGGGGACTGATAATCGGGGCGGCACGATCGAACGAGCCGGCCACTAGGACTCCTGCCCCTATGCAAAAAACATCAATGCCGCAAGGCGTTGGGAGAAACAGCATTGTTCTCCCGTTTATCGTGGCCGCGACCTATTTCATGGAAAGTCTGGATACGACGATCATCGCCACGGCTTTGCCGCAGATGGCGCAATCCTTCCATGTCGGCCCCAACGAAGTCAGCCTGGGCATGACGGCCTATATGCTCACGCTGGCGGTGCTGATTCCGATCAGCGGCTGGATCGCGGATCGGCATGGCACTCGAACGGTATTCGGTAGCGCAGTGGTCATTTTCACGATCGCATCCGTCTTATGCGGATTGGCCGACAGCGTTCTGTCGTTCACGCTTGCCCGCGTGTTGCAGGGCGCCGGCGGAGCGATGATGGTGCCGGTGGGGCGCATGATCGTTGCGCACAACACCGATCAATCGCATATGCTGCGCGCGATCTCGACCATCACATGGCCCGCGATCATTGCGCCGGCGGTCGGCCCGACTGTGGGCGGCCTGATCACCACCTATGCATCCTGGCATTGGGTGTTTTTCCTCAATGTCCCGTTTTCCATCGCTGCCTTTGCCGCCATCATCATTTTCGTTCCCAACCAGTCCGGTCAGGGCCGCAGGAAACTCGACGTCAAAGGATTGCTGCTGACCAGCGCATCCCTTGTGGCACTGCTTTACGGGATGGAATTGGCAAGCCACCAGGAGACGAGCCTGATATTTGCAGGCGGCATCATCAGCGCCGGCGTTGTCATCGGCCTCATGGCCATCCTGCATCTCCAGAACACGCGCCAGCCAATCCTCAATCTCGCAGTATTTCGCGTGAAGACTTACACCACATCGGTTTGGTGGGGCGGCTTTGCGAGAGCGGGAATGGAAGCGATCCCCTATCTTTCACCGCTTCTGTTTCAAATCGGCTTCGGCCTTTCGGCTTTCCATTCCGGTCTATTGTTGCTGGTCACCGCAACAGGCAATCTTGGAATGAAAACCCTGACCACACCGATCATGCGGCGCTTCGGCTTTCGCGTTGTTGCGATCGTGAATGGCACGGCCGTCGCTTTGAGCATTCTCGCCTTTGCATGGGTAACGCCCACGACACCGATGCCCGCGCTGTTTGCGGTGCTGTTCGCGTATGGCGTGACGCGCTCGCTACAACTCTCGACGATGACGACGTTGAGCTATGCCGACATTTCAGAGGAGCTGAAAAGCTCGGCCAGCACCTTGTGGAGCACGATGCAGCAAATGACGACCGGGCTAGGCATCGCCTTTGGCGCCGTATGCCTACGCCTCGCCAGCATCGTCCGCATAAGCGAGGATGCGACGGGCAGTCACCCTTTCACGGTGACTGATTTTCAGTGGGCGTTTGCCGCCACAGCGTTACTGACGCTGCTCCCCACCATCGCTTACTGGCGCCTCCCGCATGATGCAGGACATAGCATCGCAAAGAAGTAG
- a CDS encoding purine-cytosine permease family protein — MSSTGHSIETYGADRIPEGGQYASPIGLFGVFVGAQMCFNLVVLGWLPIRFGLGFWSAECAIAVGLFIGCLLVGPFALLGSSAGTNSAVSSGAYFGRHGRLIGSFLTFFISLGFFALVIWTGADAITGGFSRAFHVESGAAIKSCGYLVMGLGSIGLAIYGHDKVAAAQKFVAIALGLLFLLGFVAMAPQFDINYAGGAYVLGSFWPTWFMAMIAALAVPVSYAPFSNDYARYISRNKHSALSIGLANGGGLFVGCLAVMTFGAFEGSIFDVKLGPIGGMVQGCPAWYIGPVILIGVVGPLSHGALCLYAPGLDLSSFFKRLSRAWITLAVGLLGLAIVFLGAFVWDAVNAFIAFVTLFTVATTPWIVINLIGYFHRQMRWPAANWNLRAVLAWLPAVAVGFLLSETTLFTGIWSGIAGGIDISVPVAALAGALIYAAALAIFPEDTASELPDASYAGEADSSAVNLSG, encoded by the coding sequence TTGTCATCGACTGGACATTCAATCGAAACCTATGGCGCCGATCGGATCCCCGAAGGCGGACAATACGCCTCGCCCATTGGCCTGTTCGGCGTCTTTGTCGGCGCGCAGATGTGTTTCAATCTTGTCGTGCTCGGCTGGCTTCCCATTCGGTTCGGCCTCGGCTTCTGGAGCGCTGAATGTGCCATTGCAGTCGGTCTCTTTATCGGGTGTCTTCTGGTTGGGCCGTTTGCCCTGCTCGGCAGCAGCGCAGGCACCAATAGCGCCGTCAGCAGTGGTGCCTATTTCGGTCGACATGGGCGGCTGATCGGATCCTTCCTCACTTTCTTCATCTCGCTCGGCTTCTTCGCGCTGGTGATATGGACCGGCGCAGATGCGATCACTGGAGGTTTTTCCCGCGCGTTTCATGTTGAGAGCGGAGCGGCGATCAAATCTTGCGGTTACCTCGTCATGGGGCTTGGCTCGATCGGCTTGGCTATCTATGGGCATGACAAAGTCGCCGCCGCGCAAAAATTCGTTGCTATTGCGCTCGGCCTGCTGTTCCTGCTCGGCTTCGTCGCGATGGCGCCTCAGTTCGATATCAATTATGCGGGTGGCGCCTATGTGCTCGGATCGTTCTGGCCAACCTGGTTCATGGCGATGATCGCAGCACTCGCCGTGCCTGTTTCCTATGCGCCGTTTTCGAATGACTATGCGCGCTATATTTCGCGGAACAAGCATTCGGCGCTCAGTATCGGCCTTGCAAATGGCGGCGGCCTTTTCGTCGGTTGCCTGGCCGTGATGACTTTCGGAGCATTCGAGGGCTCGATCTTTGATGTAAAACTTGGCCCGATCGGTGGCATGGTTCAGGGATGTCCCGCTTGGTATATCGGCCCGGTCATCTTGATCGGAGTCGTCGGGCCGCTCTCGCATGGCGCGCTGTGCCTCTACGCGCCAGGTCTCGATTTGTCGTCCTTCTTCAAGCGACTATCGCGCGCGTGGATCACGTTGGCGGTGGGACTGCTAGGTCTCGCCATTGTGTTCCTTGGCGCCTTCGTCTGGGACGCCGTCAATGCATTCATCGCTTTTGTCACGCTGTTTACAGTGGCTACGACGCCATGGATCGTCATTAACCTCATCGGATATTTCCATCGTCAGATGCGTTGGCCCGCGGCAAATTGGAATCTGCGCGCGGTGCTTGCGTGGTTGCCGGCGGTCGCGGTGGGGTTCCTGCTTTCCGAGACCACACTGTTCACCGGCATCTGGAGCGGCATCGCGGGAGGCATCGATATCAGCGTACCAGTTGCAGCTCTTGCCGGTGCATTGATCTATGCCGCGGCGCTCGCGATCTTTCCTGAAGATACCGCCAGCGAGCTACCGGATGCGAGTTACGCGGGAGAGGCCGACAGTTCTGCAGTCAACTTAAGTGGCTAG